Part of the Streptococcus ilei genome is shown below.
ACGTTGAAGTCAACACGAACGAGAACTTTTTTCCCTTTCAAGTCAACGTCTTTAACAGTCAATTTTGCCATTGGATATGACTCCTTCTATTTTTTATACATGATAATTATATCACAAAAGATGTAAAAGAGGTAGAAAAATAGTGGATTTCTACTTCATAATAGCCTATCTGGATTGATACTCCTGATTCAGAATCTACATCATGAAACCTCCCTTGTTTTTCACAAAGGAGGTTTATGATTGATTTTAACTTTTTTAAGCCTCTAGAAAACCTTACTCTTCTTTCTTCTTACCGGCCAAGAGGAAGCCTCCAAGTGCCGCTAAGAGTACAGCTTCTGCTGCAAAAGAAGCCTCTAAACTTGCAGTTGTTGGCAATTCCTTGTCAGTTTCTTTGCTGGTTGGATCTTGTTGAGAAGAATCTTCTTTAGACGGTGTTAAGTAACGACTCAAAACTTGTTGAACTCGTTGATCCAGAAGATCTGGTCCATTTTCCTTTTGATTCAATGGATCAGTTGGTTTCGTCGGATTCAATTGTTCTGGTGATGTTTGATTGTTATCCGGTTGGTCTGGTTTTGTTGGATTCTCCGGCTGAATCGGTTGATCTGGTGTCGCAGGTTTCTCTGGCTGGATCGGTTGGTCCGGTGTCACAGGTTGATCTGGCTGGATTGGCTGATCCGGTGCCTCTATCTTTTGAGTTTTGTAGACAATCGCATAGTGAGTAAAGTGTGGAGCTGTGAAGATGACTACATCTCCTACACGCTCAAAGGCTAAAGATTGAGGTGCTTGACCTTCTGGGAAGAAGAGGACTTGCTCCACTTCTTTATCCTTATCCACAGGTATTTTCACAAGTGATGGATGATGGGTATCCACATCTTGACCACTTGCATCGACTCCTTCGATATCAAAGATAGCCGCTTCTCGTCCCTTCAGCTCTTCTTTTTCTGCCTGATTTGCTTCAACTTTCGCGACTTTCAACCCCTTAACAACAGTAGGTTCCAAATTAGAGAACTGAACTTCAACTCCAGTTGCAGGGTCTACAAAGACAGCCGGCTTATCTTCTTTCAAGAGCGCAATCAAGGTTTCTAGACCTGTTTTTGCGGTTGCGAGCGCTTCAGGAATGAGTTCTGAAGAGGCTAGGAGTTCTTTATTTTTCTCAACCAGTGCCTTCAAAGCATCACCAGAAGGATGATTTGGCTTGCTTGCTAATAGAGTGGTCGCTTCCTCTGTCAGAGCAGAGAGAGTTTCTTTTTCTTTTGTTAGATTGGCTTGTCCATCCAAGGCTTTCAAGAGAGCGGTCAATTGGTTTAACTGCTCATTGACTTGATTTTGTGTGCTGGTATCATGCTCTTTCAAGACTTTTTCAGAAGCAGCTATTCCAGCCAACAAGGCTTCTTTGACTTCAGGAGTGGCAAAAGTAAAGTCTACTTTGGCTTTTGCAGCTTCAGCTTCAGCCAATTTTTGCTTGAGATATTCATCGTTGAGAGCTGGTTTTGGATTCACGAGGACATCAAAGCTTGTGCTAGCTCCCTTGTAATGGACGGTGATAGTTTGACGACCTTCCTTGCTCGCATCAAAGCCAGTTACTTCAACACCTTCATCGGTCAAGGCGTGCGTTTCAGTCGTTTCATCTTCAAAGACGACTGTAAAGCGTCCGCCTTCTTTTTCAAATGCTTCTCCGACAATATATTCGACTTTTGGTTTGTCAGTCAATTCTAGACCAGCAACGGCTTTTTCACCTGCTTCCTCTGCACTGACCACAAAAACAGTGAGAGTCTTATCCAATTTCTGACCAAGATAAGAAACTTCTAGGTGTTGTTCTCCAAGCTTGCTACTGTCAAATCCATGAATCTCTACACCTGAGTTGGTGAGGTTGACCAGTTGATCTGCTTGTCCATCTTGATAATGAACGCGAAGAGTCGCTCCTTTCAAGGAGAGAGCATCTCCTTTTCTGTAGACCTTCTTAGCTAAGCCCTCTTCTAATTGAACTCCACTAATTTCTTTATCATTTTTTGGAACTTCAATCGCTAGAACATTACTGATCTCTTTTCCTGGTGCTTGTGCACGATAGTAAAGAAGAGACGGAGTCGATTCAAAAGCGAGCGGTTTAAAGATCAGATTTCCAGCTTGATCGGCTGTCATAGTCGCAATTGGGCTAGTCGCTTCTTTATCGGCATAAAGTGAAATCGTTGTATTCGCAGGTACATCCTTAAAGCCAACCTGGACAAAATGATTGCCTAGGTTTTGCGCTGCAGCATCCTTCATCGGGATATTGACTGTTTCGGTATCTAAACTTTCATACATTTTCCAGTTATAGATTCGAATAGCTTGCCATGGAGTCCCATTATCGGCTGTAATGACATGGAGACGCCAATCTTGGGCCTTAATCGGTTGATCGAGTGTAATATCTGACACATGGGCTTTGTTACCACGGACTTCCTTGGCCAATTTCCACTCGCCGGCTTCGTCCTTGTAGTAAAGATCGAAGTCACGGGTATTCATCTTGCCATCATCGACAGATTCACCACCCGCACCTGCATGGTCCATAACCCAACGAACAATGGTCCTTGGTTGTGTCAAGCGAATATCGACAGTTCCACTCAATTGAGCCGACGACCATTTATCTGAAAGACTCGTAATGGTACCATTCAACATCCCCTCGATACCTTCACTACCATCTGCATCTGGGAAACTTGAACCGATGACTTTCGCCCCAATCACTACGTTTGGCGCCAATGCTTTTGGTAGGCTGGTATCCGACACTGTCATACCCCAATCAAAGGCTACAGTTCCCGCATCTGAACGTTGACCGTTCTTCCCAACAGCAACAACCTTGAGTTCTTGAGTGGTCCCTTCAGCACTTGCTGAACGACTAACTTTTGGAAGATAGACAGTTGTCGCAGAAGACCCTGTTAAGAGACGCCAGTTATCCCCATCTTTCTCATAGACTTCATAATAATCTGCATCCGCAACTCCTTTAAAGTTTAGGACTGCTTCTGCTTCTTGCGCATTTTGCAGGCGTTTGCCTTTCACGGTTACTTCAGAAGGAGCAGCTGGTTTTTCTTGGTTCGACGTAATCGACAATTGGCCGAGATTGAACTTGTAGTCTTTGACATCTGCATCATGGTCAAAGAACATCTTAACGGCATAAATGGTCTTGCCAGCTAGGTCTCCCAAATCGAAGGTTTGAGTGGACCAATCTGCGTTTGGCGTCAATTCCTTCCATACGTATTCCGAGTAATCTTCTTTTGTAGCAACAGCTACCCAAGCAGCCGCACCAACCCCACCCTTGTGAGAGACACTTAATTTTGTTGTTTCTGTCACAGGGATCTTGGTCGAATAGAGCATGACATTTTGACTGCTATTAGCTTTCAAATCGCCTTCAAAGGTTAGCGAGTTTCCTCCATTATAGGCTTGATCAAAGTCATAGCGCCCTTTCAATGGCGTGCTGTCTTCACTATGTTCTACCCACCAGCGCCATGTTGGAAGGTAGCCAGAGACGGATCGGTAATTCCACTCGCCATCTTTGGAAATTTTTCCATCTACAAACCAATATTTTCCGTGACCAGTATTGAATGAAGTATTAAAATCAGCATTTGTGATCGGAGTTTTATCCACGACTAGATTGGACATCCCGTACCAAGATTGATCTGCTGGTTTTCCTTTGGTTGGATCACCTTGGAAACCTGTCCAGAATAGATCTTCATGGGTATGATACCCCTCTCCTGTCTTTCCTAGACCCGTAATGGTATCAGGTGCATAAAGCCCCAGGGATAGACGCAACTTGCCATGTTCATCTAAAATCGCATTCCAGTCCACATTGGTCTTATAAGAGCCCCCTTTTTGAAGTTCGAGTCCTGCTAAAACATCATAAGGATTGCGCTGAATCCATTTGGCTGTGCTGATAGAATAATCAACTTCTGATTTGCCCCAGTTAAAGTTGGCAAAGAAGGTATCAACTGGATTTTCCCCATTTTCAGGTTGCATGAAATTGTAGTTGTATTCACCCAGTGCATTTTCATGGTAACGACCATATTCATAGGTCATGGCATCATACCAAGAGTACTTGATAGGGTAGTTAATACTCTTCGCATACTCCTTGGTGTAAAGAAGGAAATCTCTTAATTTTGGTCCTAAAGGTTCTACTAGGTTCCCTGTCGTTTCTTGGTTAATAAAGTAGCCATCGAAACCATAATACTTAGCTAGATCAACTAATTTCCGTGCGATCGGGAAGGTTTTAGAGCCTTCACTATCTTCTTTCAAGGTTTCTGCAAAATGCTCTTGATCCTTGATGCTACTAGACCAGTTATAAAAGAGTGTTCCATAGATGGGCACCCCATTTCGGTGAGCAGCATCAATCACATCCGCTGATGGTACCAGACCTTCCCAGAATACCATGGAATCCAAATACTGCCAATAGTCAAAAGCATAGGCCTTAAACTCTTCCCCACCGACGGAAGCATGATCCTTAGCCTTTGAGTTCATGTTAGACAGAGCCTGAATCTTTGCATCAGGGTTTGCTTGCTCGTTGATTTGCTTCCCTTGAAAACGGCTAGCGAGGGGGACACTTGCTCGGTTCAAATCATCATCTACTCGTTTACCAGGTTCCCATTTCAACAAATCGTCCCATGTATCAAATTTGACCTCTTTCGGTCTTAATTGTTTTTCTTCATTAGTTGGTAAATCTTCTACTTTTTCTGTGCTTGCTTTTGGCTGTTCTGTCGCTGAAACCGCTGGACTATCTGTGGTCGTCGGGCTAACTTCGGGAGTTGCTAAAGTAGCCTCTGGAGTTGCTGAAGTGGCTTCCTCAACTGGTTTCACTGATTCTGTAGTTGGCAAGACAGCATCTGCAGTGTAGACACCAGCTTCTCTGATCAAATGATTTACATCTTCTGCAGTTGCTGAAGTGGCTTCTAAGGGTTGTTCATTCGCAGCATGCGTCTCATCCGCTGAGACAGCCCCCGTCCCTAAAAATGCCAATCCAATCAGTGCAGAACAAACTCCCACACTGAATTTTCGGATACTAAAACGTTGTTGTTTTTCAAATTGATGACCTTTCATCTTGACCTCCATCTTATTTTACTAATTTCCAATCTCCTAAAACACTTCTCCTTTGCTCTCGTGCAATCGCTTACATTTTGTTTAATTGGAAATCTTCACTCAAATTTAGTTTACCCCTTTAAAGAGAGGTCTGTCAATCCATTTTAGCAAATCCTATAATAAGGTGAGGAGGAACTAAAAAAAGTACAAAAAAAGAGGAGGTCACCCTCCTCTCATCATACACATGAATTATTTAGCAATTTTTGCGAAGTATTCAAGAGTACGTACAAGTTGTGCAGTGTAAGACATTTCGTTGTCATACCATGAAACAACTTTAACC
Proteins encoded:
- a CDS encoding endo-beta-N-acetylglucosaminidase, translated to MKGHQFEKQQRFSIRKFSVGVCSALIGLAFLGTGAVSADETHAANEQPLEATSATAEDVNHLIREAGVYTADAVLPTTESVKPVEEATSATPEATLATPEVSPTTTDSPAVSATEQPKASTEKVEDLPTNEEKQLRPKEVKFDTWDDLLKWEPGKRVDDDLNRASVPLASRFQGKQINEQANPDAKIQALSNMNSKAKDHASVGGEEFKAYAFDYWQYLDSMVFWEGLVPSADVIDAAHRNGVPIYGTLFYNWSSSIKDQEHFAETLKEDSEGSKTFPIARKLVDLAKYYGFDGYFINQETTGNLVEPLGPKLRDFLLYTKEYAKSINYPIKYSWYDAMTYEYGRYHENALGEYNYNFMQPENGENPVDTFFANFNWGKSEVDYSISTAKWIQRNPYDVLAGLELQKGGSYKTNVDWNAILDEHGKLRLSLGLYAPDTITGLGKTGEGYHTHEDLFWTGFQGDPTKGKPADQSWYGMSNLVVDKTPITNADFNTSFNTGHGKYWFVDGKISKDGEWNYRSVSGYLPTWRWWVEHSEDSTPLKGRYDFDQAYNGGNSLTFEGDLKANSSQNVMLYSTKIPVTETTKLSVSHKGGVGAAAWVAVATKEDYSEYVWKELTPNADWSTQTFDLGDLAGKTIYAVKMFFDHDADVKDYKFNLGQLSITSNQEKPAAPSEVTVKGKRLQNAQEAEAVLNFKGVADADYYEVYEKDGDNWRLLTGSSATTVYLPKVSRSASAEGTTQELKVVAVGKNGQRSDAGTVAFDWGMTVSDTSLPKALAPNVVIGAKVIGSSFPDADGSEGIEGMLNGTITSLSDKWSSAQLSGTVDIRLTQPRTIVRWVMDHAGAGGESVDDGKMNTRDFDLYYKDEAGEWKLAKEVRGNKAHVSDITLDQPIKAQDWRLHVITADNGTPWQAIRIYNWKMYESLDTETVNIPMKDAAAQNLGNHFVQVGFKDVPANTTISLYADKEATSPIATMTADQAGNLIFKPLAFESTPSLLYYRAQAPGKEISNVLAIEVPKNDKEISGVQLEEGLAKKVYRKGDALSLKGATLRVHYQDGQADQLVNLTNSGVEIHGFDSSKLGEQHLEVSYLGQKLDKTLTVFVVSAEEAGEKAVAGLELTDKPKVEYIVGEAFEKEGGRFTVVFEDETTETHALTDEGVEVTGFDASKEGRQTITVHYKGASTSFDVLVNPKPALNDEYLKQKLAEAEAAKAKVDFTFATPEVKEALLAGIAASEKVLKEHDTSTQNQVNEQLNQLTALLKALDGQANLTKEKETLSALTEEATTLLASKPNHPSGDALKALVEKNKELLASSELIPEALATAKTGLETLIALLKEDKPAVFVDPATGVEVQFSNLEPTVVKGLKVAKVEANQAEKEELKGREAAIFDIEGVDASGQDVDTHHPSLVKIPVDKDKEVEQVLFFPEGQAPQSLAFERVGDVVIFTAPHFTHYAIVYKTQKIEAPDQPIQPDQPVTPDQPIQPEKPATPDQPIQPENPTKPDQPDNNQTSPEQLNPTKPTDPLNQKENGPDLLDQRVQQVLSRYLTPSKEDSSQQDPTSKETDKELPTTASLEASFAAEAVLLAALGGFLLAGKKKEE